A portion of the uncultured Draconibacterium sp. genome contains these proteins:
- a CDS encoding MATE family efflux transporter: MTFMQQLHLAALLSIPAIIAQFSSIIMQYIDASMVGRLGANASASIGLVITSTWLFWGICTTVAAGFSVQVAHLIGAGDRRGARSVLRQAIISTLLFSLILVAIGASVSSKLPYWLGGDAAIAADASKYFLIFVLSLPALQMNFLASAMLRSSGNMHIPSVLNVVMCVMDVVFNFLLIFPSRELQFLGFDIFIPGADLGVAGAAIGTASAYLITAVILFWYLFTKDENLRLTKEKGSFKPEESTLRRAFKISMPMSLEHTVIMGAQILSTVIVAPLGVASIAANSFAITAESLCYMPGYGIAEAATTLVGQSFGAKRKDLAKRFAYITVFMGMAVMTILGAVMYLAAPQIIGFMTPDPEILSLGVMALRIEAFAEPMFAASIVAYGVFVGAGDTFVPSIMNLGSMWAIRLTLAAILAPIMGLKGVWIAMCIELCFRGIIFLYRLFQGKWLKHSI, encoded by the coding sequence ATGACGTTTATGCAACAACTGCATCTGGCAGCGCTGTTAAGTATACCGGCAATTATTGCGCAGTTTTCATCCATCATCATGCAATATATCGATGCATCGATGGTAGGACGTTTGGGTGCAAACGCATCGGCATCAATTGGCCTCGTAATTACTTCCACCTGGCTGTTTTGGGGAATCTGCACTACCGTTGCCGCCGGATTTTCGGTTCAGGTGGCACACCTCATCGGAGCCGGAGACCGCAGAGGAGCACGGTCGGTGTTGCGTCAGGCCATAATATCAACACTGCTTTTTAGTTTAATCCTGGTGGCCATTGGGGCATCAGTAAGTTCAAAACTCCCCTACTGGCTAGGTGGCGATGCCGCTATTGCCGCCGATGCATCAAAATACTTTCTCATTTTTGTCTTGTCGCTGCCGGCGCTGCAAATGAATTTTCTGGCAAGTGCCATGTTACGAAGCAGCGGAAACATGCACATCCCAAGCGTTCTTAATGTGGTAATGTGTGTTATGGATGTCGTATTCAATTTCCTGTTGATCTTTCCATCACGCGAACTACAATTTTTGGGCTTCGATATTTTTATACCGGGAGCCGACCTTGGAGTTGCAGGAGCCGCAATCGGAACTGCTTCAGCGTACCTGATAACCGCTGTAATACTTTTCTGGTACCTGTTTACAAAAGACGAGAACCTGCGTTTAACCAAAGAAAAAGGAAGTTTCAAGCCAGAAGAAAGCACCCTGCGCAGAGCGTTCAAAATTAGCATGCCCATGAGTTTGGAACACACCGTAATTATGGGTGCACAAATATTATCCACTGTAATTGTGGCTCCTTTGGGAGTGGCATCAATTGCCGCCAACTCCTTTGCCATAACCGCCGAAAGTTTGTGTTACATGCCCGGTTACGGAATAGCCGAAGCGGCAACTACTCTTGTAGGGCAGAGTTTTGGAGCCAAACGAAAAGATCTGGCCAAACGTTTTGCCTACATCACGGTTTTTATGGGAATGGCAGTTATGACCATTCTGGGTGCAGTGATGTATCTTGCAGCCCCGCAAATCATTGGTTTTATGACTCCCGATCCCGAAATTCTTTCGCTGGGAGTTATGGCTTTGCGCATTGAAGCTTTTGCCGAACCGATGTTTGCGGCGTCGATTGTGGCTTACGGAGTTTTTGTTGGTGCCGGCGACACTTTCGTTCCCAGCATTATGAACTTAGGCAGCATGTGGGCCATCCGTTTGACACTGGCAGCAATTTTAGCTCCGATTATGGGACTTAAAGGCGTTTGGATTGCCATGTGTATCGAGCTGTGTTTCCGCGGTATCATTTTTCTCTACCGGCTTTTTCAAGGTAAGTGGCTAAAACATTCCATCTAA
- a CDS encoding MalY/PatB family protein, whose product MQNNFDDKIVRRGTNSYKWDSKTNDDIIPLWVADMDFKTAQPIIDALANRVQHGIFGYTKVPEDYYNAVISWFGRRHNFTVEKEWMIYTIGVVPAISATILALTEPGDKVIVQEPVYNCFFSSIRNNQCESFSNDLIYKNGKYTIDFDDLEKKTADPKAKVMLLCNPHNPAGRVWTKEELEKVGEICFRNNVIVVSDEIHCDLVHPGHTHIPFASLGQQFLENSVTCVAPSKTFNLAGLQIANILTYDPEIRKKIDKAININEVCDVSPFAVEGLIAAYTHEDSELWLDDLRAYLWDNYLLVKDFFAENLPQFPILPLEATYLVWIDTSVLNIKSEKLTELMIEKGNVWLNEGTVYGEAGEGFMRLNIACPRVTLQEGLNRMKKAIDLITAQN is encoded by the coding sequence ATGCAAAACAATTTCGACGATAAAATAGTACGCAGAGGCACTAATTCATACAAGTGGGATTCAAAAACCAACGATGATATTATTCCGTTGTGGGTGGCCGACATGGATTTTAAAACCGCTCAACCGATTATCGATGCACTGGCAAATCGGGTTCAGCACGGTATTTTTGGCTACACAAAAGTACCAGAAGACTACTACAATGCTGTTATTAGTTGGTTTGGACGCCGGCACAATTTTACGGTTGAAAAAGAATGGATGATCTACACCATTGGTGTGGTTCCGGCCATTTCGGCAACTATTTTAGCACTTACCGAACCGGGTGATAAAGTAATTGTGCAGGAGCCGGTTTACAACTGTTTTTTCTCTTCGATAAGAAATAACCAGTGCGAGAGTTTTTCCAACGATCTGATATACAAAAACGGAAAATACACCATCGATTTTGATGACCTCGAGAAAAAAACGGCTGATCCGAAAGCAAAAGTGATGCTTTTATGTAACCCGCATAATCCGGCCGGCCGCGTTTGGACCAAAGAAGAACTGGAGAAAGTAGGAGAAATTTGTTTCCGGAATAATGTAATTGTGGTTTCTGATGAGATTCATTGCGATTTGGTTCACCCGGGACATACACACATTCCGTTTGCATCATTGGGCCAGCAGTTTTTAGAAAACTCGGTAACCTGCGTTGCACCAAGCAAAACCTTTAATTTGGCGGGATTACAGATTGCCAATATTTTAACCTACGATCCGGAAATCCGCAAGAAGATCGATAAAGCCATCAATATTAACGAAGTGTGCGACGTGAGTCCGTTTGCCGTTGAAGGACTGATTGCGGCTTATACGCACGAAGATTCTGAGTTATGGCTCGACGATTTACGAGCCTATTTGTGGGACAATTATTTATTGGTAAAAGACTTTTTTGCCGAAAACCTTCCACAATTCCCGATATTACCTTTGGAAGCTACCTATTTGGTTTGGATCGACACCTCTGTTTTAAACATTAAGTCGGAGAAACTAACCGAATTGATGATAGAAAAAGGAAATGTTTGGCTGAACGAAGGAACGGTTTACGGCGAGGCCGGCGAAGGTTTTATGCGCCTGAATATTGCATGCCCACGAGTCACTTTACAGGAAGGGCTGAACAGAATGAAAAAAGCTATCGACCTGATTACCGCACAAAATTAA
- a CDS encoding cyclophilin-like fold protein: MKIKIHSKNTVLTATLNESKAAINFAALLPVNLNLDDYGQSSKISKLEQRLDATDVNNSFTPKAGDIIYFAPLGNIAIFYEDAKYSSGLIKIGELDGNAKALKAIENIKARIDLTEQDAYNVRSKVKNKEFQEDE, translated from the coding sequence ATGAAAATAAAAATACATAGTAAAAATACAGTTCTAACAGCAACATTAAACGAAAGCAAAGCCGCAATAAATTTTGCCGCTTTGCTGCCCGTTAACCTCAACCTTGACGACTACGGACAAAGCAGCAAAATCAGCAAATTAGAACAACGGCTTGATGCTACTGATGTAAACAATAGTTTTACTCCCAAAGCCGGCGACATCATCTACTTTGCGCCACTGGGTAACATTGCCATTTTCTACGAAGACGCAAAATATTCGAGCGGCTTAATAAAAATCGGAGAGCTCGATGGAAATGCAAAAGCATTAAAAGCCATTGAAAATATTAAAGCAAGAATTGATTTGACGGAACAAGATGCTTACAACGTACGCTCCAAAGTGAAAAACAAAGAATTTCAGGAAGATGAGTAA